A portion of the Bifidobacterium lemurum genome contains these proteins:
- a CDS encoding ATP-binding protein, producing MVLKRKIMDRLIRWKNDPDRRCLLLQGARQVGKTYIVDQFAREQYEHYVSINFEYDARYRDLFDGDNNVDALVERMKLSIPGSRFVPGKTLLFLDEIQSCPNARTALKFFALDGRYDVIASGSLLGINYEEVSSFPAGYVDRETMYSLDFEEFLWAMGQDSSTIAYLRGLYDRREQVPAAVNDSMMDNLRQYIAVGGMPRVVQSFADDHDYDRVLRIQRALLDDYRDDIAKYAEGREKAKARACFDSIPKQLAKDSKRFTYGLVEKGSGARKYAGSLQWLYDAGIINFCHCLNNPELPFEGNADNAKFKVYMRDTGLLMAMLEDGAQRDVIVGKNLGIYKGAIYENIIGDMFAKQGKRLYYFEKNSRLEMDFFIRYEDVATAVEVKASANRQAKSMRSLIDNYGVKRGIKLSPGNVGSAGDAVEVMPLWMAMFL from the coding sequence ATGGTATTGAAACGAAAGATTATGGACCGTCTTATCCGTTGGAAGAACGATCCTGATAGGCGGTGTCTGCTGCTGCAAGGCGCTCGCCAGGTCGGCAAGACCTATATCGTGGACCAATTCGCCCGAGAGCAGTATGAGCATTATGTGAGCATCAACTTCGAATATGACGCCCGGTATAGGGATCTGTTCGATGGCGACAACAACGTGGACGCTCTTGTGGAACGCATGAAGCTGTCGATTCCTGGAAGCAGATTCGTGCCAGGGAAGACGTTGCTGTTCCTTGATGAGATTCAAAGTTGCCCGAACGCGCGCACCGCACTGAAATTCTTCGCGCTGGACGGACGCTATGATGTGATCGCCTCCGGATCGTTGCTGGGGATCAACTATGAGGAGGTCTCATCGTTCCCCGCCGGCTATGTGGACCGGGAAACCATGTACTCCTTGGACTTCGAGGAATTTCTGTGGGCGATGGGGCAGGATTCGTCGACCATCGCATATCTGCGGGGTCTCTACGATCGTCGTGAACAGGTGCCGGCAGCGGTCAACGATTCGATGATGGACAACCTACGTCAATATATCGCGGTGGGAGGTATGCCGCGGGTGGTGCAATCCTTCGCGGACGACCATGATTATGACCGGGTCCTGCGTATCCAGCGTGCACTGCTGGACGATTACCGCGATGACATCGCCAAATACGCCGAAGGGCGTGAGAAAGCCAAAGCCCGGGCATGTTTCGATTCCATTCCCAAACAGCTTGCGAAGGATTCGAAGCGCTTTACCTACGGATTGGTGGAGAAGGGAAGCGGAGCCAGAAAATACGCGGGAAGTCTCCAATGGCTGTACGACGCGGGCATCATCAACTTCTGCCATTGCCTGAATAATCCGGAACTGCCGTTTGAGGGCAATGCCGACAACGCCAAATTCAAGGTGTATATGCGCGACACCGGTCTGCTCATGGCGATGCTGGAGGACGGCGCCCAACGTGATGTGATCGTCGGCAAAAACCTTGGTATTTACAAGGGTGCCATCTACGAGAACATCATCGGCGACATGTTCGCCAAGCAGGGCAAGCGACTGTATTACTTCGAGAAGAACTCGCGTTTGGAGATGGATTTCTTCATCAGGTACGAGGATGTCGCCACGGCCGTCGAAGTCAAGGCCTCGGCGAATCGGCAGGCGAAATCCATGCGGTCGCTGATTGACAATTACGGGGTCAAGCGCGGCATCAAATTGTCGCCCGGCAACGTCGGCTCGGCCGGCGATGCCGTCGAGGTGATGCCGTTGTGGATGGCGATGTTCCTGTAG
- a CDS encoding glycerophosphodiester phosphodiesterase family protein: MSKFLRNVLVGGAVAAGAAAWALAPRAFGDKRRNYVPAVPDVWYAHRGLHDAGSGLTAQYAVGSGDYVALARRMAMKAGYATPDETGPIAPENSLASFAAACEAGYGIELDVQLTLDGQVVVVHDEDLLRVAGDPRRIEDLTYDELTRIPLFPGGKPGDAAAKPLPGAEQRPPLVTTPSSAPDGYYQHVPLFADVLKVVDGRVPLIVEYKFDCDARWDERCELLMERGDALLQGYEGAYVVESFHPQAMCWYKEHRPEACRGQLSEAASMGESGASAWAAGLLVFDWLSRPDFVAYDWRGGNTPQVRAARSMGATTVSWTVRSQDELAECDAWFDRHIFESFVPDPRQ; this comes from the coding sequence TTCGGCGACAAGCGTCGCAACTACGTGCCGGCGGTGCCCGACGTGTGGTACGCCCATCGTGGGCTGCATGACGCCGGTTCCGGTCTGACCGCGCAATACGCCGTGGGAAGCGGCGACTACGTGGCCCTCGCCCGGCGGATGGCGATGAAGGCGGGCTATGCCACGCCGGACGAGACCGGCCCGATCGCCCCGGAGAATTCGTTGGCCTCCTTCGCCGCCGCCTGCGAGGCCGGCTACGGCATCGAACTCGATGTGCAGCTGACGCTGGATGGCCAGGTGGTGGTCGTGCACGACGAAGATCTGCTGCGTGTGGCGGGAGACCCGCGCCGCATCGAGGATCTGACCTACGACGAGCTGACCCGCATCCCGCTGTTCCCAGGCGGCAAGCCCGGGGATGCGGCGGCCAAGCCGCTGCCCGGCGCTGAGCAGCGTCCGCCGCTGGTCACCACACCTTCCTCCGCGCCCGACGGCTACTACCAGCATGTGCCGCTGTTCGCCGACGTGCTCAAAGTGGTGGATGGTCGTGTGCCGCTGATCGTGGAATACAAATTCGACTGCGACGCCCGTTGGGACGAGCGTTGCGAACTGCTGATGGAACGGGGCGACGCGCTGCTGCAAGGCTATGAGGGCGCGTATGTCGTCGAGTCGTTCCACCCCCAGGCCATGTGCTGGTATAAGGAACATCGTCCGGAGGCGTGCCGCGGGCAGTTGTCCGAGGCGGCGTCGATGGGAGAGTCCGGAGCGTCGGCGTGGGCCGCCGGCCTGCTGGTGTTCGACTGGCTGTCCCGCCCCGACTTCGTGGCTTATGACTGGCGTGGCGGCAATACGCCGCAGGTGCGCGCCGCCCGCTCGATGGGCGCGACCACCGTCTCCTGGACGGTGCGCAGCCAGGACGAGCTTGCCGAATGCGATGCCTGGTTCGATCGCCACATCTTCGAGTCCTTCGTCCCGGATCCCCGCCAGTAA
- a CDS encoding NUDIX hydrolase: MRRIVEAAGGILYRLRPESPESEHASGADGPRSDGRSVTGMATATDTKRILERIEVCVVHRPKYDDWSWPKGKLELNESHRHAAVREISEETGVPVALGPYLGEVEYPLDQEGRKSRRSKDRTADTKHILYWMATPVSAEDAERMRDALGPVQRADVGEIDDIVWVSVTKARKMLTHSTDRDVLALFVDRIEEGAAHAVPVLLVRHGKAEARKTWKGTDANRPITPRGAAASYALNRELACYNPTRLATSPWLRCQQTLQGLSWQINRPMIHLDTLTEDAYAENPKAAWDTLLAEIELAFASGQTDAICMHRPVIGGMFKYLRAMCASTMLEKRLISKSPYMPTGTAVALFVAGGPGGPTIIDIQKVAPLVY; the protein is encoded by the coding sequence ATGAGACGAATCGTGGAGGCGGCCGGCGGCATCCTGTACCGGCTGCGTCCCGAATCCCCCGAAAGCGAACATGCCTCCGGCGCCGACGGTCCGCGGTCGGACGGACGTTCCGTAACCGGCATGGCCACGGCGACGGACACCAAGCGCATCCTCGAGCGCATCGAAGTATGCGTGGTGCATCGGCCGAAATACGACGACTGGAGTTGGCCGAAGGGCAAGCTGGAACTCAACGAATCGCACCGTCATGCCGCCGTGCGCGAGATCAGCGAGGAGACCGGCGTTCCGGTGGCGTTGGGTCCGTATTTGGGCGAAGTCGAGTACCCGCTGGATCAGGAGGGGCGCAAATCCCGCCGTTCCAAGGACCGTACGGCGGACACCAAGCATATCCTCTACTGGATGGCCACCCCCGTCAGCGCCGAGGACGCCGAACGCATGCGGGATGCGTTGGGACCGGTGCAACGCGCGGACGTCGGCGAAATCGACGATATCGTGTGGGTGTCGGTGACGAAGGCGCGCAAAATGCTCACCCACTCCACCGACCGTGATGTGCTCGCCCTGTTCGTCGACCGCATCGAGGAGGGCGCGGCCCACGCCGTGCCGGTGCTGCTGGTGCGGCACGGCAAGGCCGAGGCGCGCAAAACCTGGAAGGGCACCGACGCGAACCGCCCGATCACCCCGAGGGGCGCGGCCGCGTCCTACGCGCTCAACCGCGAACTCGCCTGCTACAACCCGACCCGTCTCGCCACCTCGCCGTGGCTGCGCTGCCAGCAGACCCTGCAGGGGCTGTCATGGCAGATCAACAGGCCGATGATTCACCTCGATACGCTCACCGAAGACGCCTACGCCGAAAATCCGAAGGCCGCATGGGACACATTGCTTGCGGAGATCGAGCTCGCGTTCGCCAGCGGACAAACCGACGCGATCTGCATGCACAGGCCGGTGATCGGTGGTATGTTCAAATATCTGCGCGCGATGTGCGCGTCGACGATGCTGGAGAAACGGCTGATCTCCAAATCGCCGTACATGCCGACCGGCACCGCCGTGGCCCTGTTCGTGGCAGGCGGCCCGGGAGGTCCCACGATCATCGATATTCAAAAGGTGGCGCCACTTGTCTATTAA
- the upp gene encoding uracil phosphoribosyltransferase codes for MDLHVLDHPLVEHKLTVLRNKNTPSSTFRELVTELVMLEAYEATRGLAVVDKPIETPVAPMVGKHIATPAPIIVPVLRAGLGMLDGMTKMIPTAEVGFLGMKRDEEHPTQQITYANRLPDDLSGRQCFLIDPMLATGGTLVAATHYLAERGAKDVTAINIIAAPEGIKFVEENIDPTIDFKIVVCGVDEKLNDRCYIVPGLGDAGDRLYGVID; via the coding sequence ATTGATCTTCATGTTTTGGACCATCCGCTGGTCGAGCATAAGCTCACCGTGCTGCGCAACAAGAACACCCCCTCATCCACATTCCGCGAACTCGTCACCGAGCTGGTGATGCTGGAGGCGTACGAGGCCACCCGCGGACTCGCCGTGGTGGACAAGCCCATCGAGACGCCGGTCGCGCCGATGGTCGGCAAGCATATCGCCACCCCCGCGCCGATCATCGTGCCGGTGCTGCGCGCGGGCCTCGGCATGCTCGACGGCATGACCAAGATGATTCCGACCGCCGAAGTCGGGTTCCTGGGAATGAAGCGCGACGAGGAGCATCCCACCCAGCAGATCACCTATGCGAACCGTCTGCCCGACGACCTGTCCGGCCGCCAGTGCTTCCTCATCGACCCGATGCTCGCCACCGGCGGCACGCTGGTCGCCGCCACGCACTACCTGGCCGAGCGCGGCGCGAAGGACGTCACCGCGATCAACATCATCGCGGCCCCCGAAGGCATCAAATTCGTCGAGGAGAACATCGACCCGACCATCGACTTCAAGATCGTGGTGTGCGGCGTCGATGAGAAGCTCAATGACAGGTGCTACATCGTGCCGGGCCTCGGCGACGCCGGCGACCGCCTCTACGGCGTGATCGACTGA
- a CDS encoding LacI family DNA-binding transcriptional regulator, with translation MVTLDDVAARAGVSRMTASNALRGKTVVKAETARRVLAAAEELGYRPNIAARQLSSGRTHVIGLTMTDFDLIFPADLAARVSDLAQERGYQTIVQQTRFSRDFERRVLSSPATQVCDGTIVCWPSSDAADILSFGRTQPLVFFDGFGLEGQADCVFTPCVEGTRAAVRHLIQQGCRDVLVIGEEYAAPEELATANSSGRRRLLGAMRGLREAGLDYRAGNVYACPWNRQGGYDLMTRILAERRDFDGVCCLNDPLAIGALKALTDAGVSVPHEVAIVGFDGVEDGRYTTPGLTSVCVDAGEVAAACLDLLTARLDGGNAGAEDGDAAGKAGGTAAGRAGEIGGTEAAGADGAARATNTTNTTNTISAASTISAANTAGTADAARIADTTGPTDAYAPQTRTVGFTLARRGSAERNPSL, from the coding sequence ATGGTCACGCTTGACGATGTGGCGGCGCGCGCCGGGGTATCGCGGATGACCGCGTCGAACGCGCTGCGTGGCAAAACGGTCGTCAAGGCCGAAACCGCGCGGCGGGTGCTCGCGGCCGCCGAAGAGCTCGGATACCGCCCGAACATCGCGGCGCGCCAGCTCAGTTCCGGCCGCACGCACGTCATCGGTCTGACCATGACCGACTTCGACCTCATCTTCCCCGCCGACCTCGCCGCCCGCGTCTCCGATCTGGCGCAGGAGCGCGGCTATCAGACGATAGTGCAGCAGACCCGCTTCTCACGCGACTTCGAGCGGCGGGTTCTATCCAGTCCGGCCACACAGGTGTGCGACGGCACGATCGTGTGCTGGCCCAGTTCCGACGCCGCCGACATCCTGTCGTTCGGACGCACGCAACCGCTGGTGTTCTTCGACGGCTTCGGTTTGGAGGGGCAGGCGGATTGCGTGTTCACCCCATGCGTCGAAGGCACGCGCGCGGCCGTGCGGCATCTGATCCAGCAGGGATGCCGCGACGTGCTGGTGATCGGCGAGGAATACGCGGCCCCGGAGGAACTCGCCACGGCGAATTCCTCCGGCCGGCGGCGTCTGCTCGGCGCCATGCGCGGGCTGCGGGAGGCGGGATTGGACTACCGCGCAGGCAACGTCTACGCATGCCCATGGAACCGTCAGGGCGGATACGACTTGATGACGCGGATTCTTGCGGAACGGCGCGACTTCGACGGCGTGTGCTGCCTGAACGATCCGCTCGCCATCGGCGCGTTGAAGGCGCTGACCGACGCCGGCGTCAGCGTGCCACACGAGGTCGCCATCGTGGGATTCGACGGCGTGGAGGACGGACGCTACACCACGCCCGGCCTGACCAGCGTGTGCGTGGATGCCGGCGAGGTCGCCGCCGCATGCCTGGATCTGCTGACCGCGCGTCTTGATGGCGGGAACGCGGGAGCCGAGGATGGCGATGCAGCCGGCAAGGCCGGGGGAACCGCCGCCGGCAGGGCTGGCGAAATCGGCGGGACCGAGGCCGCCGGCGCGGACGGCGCGGCCCGTGCGACCAACACGACCAACACGACCAACACGATCAGCGCAGCCAGCACAATCAGTGCAGCCAACACAGCCGGGACTGCCGACGCAGCCAGGATCGCCGACACAACCGGCCCAACCGACGCGTATGCGCCGCAGACCCGCACCGTCGGGTTCACCCTTGCGCGGCGAGGCAGCGCCGAAAGGAATCCCTCGCTCTAG
- a CDS encoding TIM-barrel domain-containing protein: MTINTTHTFRALGNALEWTGDGEYLRIEAWGANSVRVRARLMEPIAPADWALLEPETTTAPTITIEGNADGGTTATLTNGDIVVTAEANAEGSACRLGFAKTDGTVLLRESSDGGALRLRARKYESLPGGGTRATVTFDANDTEHLYGMGEYQQPVMDLKGTTLELAHRNSQVSVPFMLSSAGYGFLWHNPAVGRATFARNTTQWQASVCDQIDYWITTGANPAQIERQYADATGHAPVMPEWGLGFWQCKLRYWNQEQLLEVAREFKRREIPIDLIVIDFFHWPLMGDFRFDEEFWPDPKAMADELHEMGIKLMVSVWPQIDLESENYDEMRRRNYLAKTRQGKDVGMWWPRDNQFFDATNPEARAFVWALSKKNYTDLGVDAFWLDEAEPEWGGDYDYDHYLYHLGPVNKVGNVYPQLYNKTFYDGQLSIGRQDDIVNLTRAAWAGSQRYGSLVWSGDVHSTFTDLKAQITCAIHMGVAGIPWFTTDMGGFALGDPESEEFRELYARWCQFSCFSPVMRNHGDRLPGTRVPGKPTTDRKGNPIDHIHTGADNEPWSYGEAIEELMVKYIRIRETLRPYTRELFDAAHTDGQPLVRGLFHEFPDDEAAADVADEYLFGPDLLVAPVTAFGARSREVYLPGDESTTWTNLHDGKQYAGGRNVSVEAPLDVLPLFARNGADHGLAGMI, from the coding sequence ATGACCATCAACACCACCCACACGTTCCGAGCCTTGGGCAACGCCCTCGAATGGACCGGCGACGGCGAGTACCTACGCATCGAAGCCTGGGGAGCGAACAGCGTGCGCGTGCGCGCCCGACTGATGGAACCCATCGCCCCGGCCGACTGGGCCCTGCTCGAACCCGAAACAACCACCGCGCCCACCATCACCATCGAAGGGAACGCCGACGGCGGAACCACCGCCACCCTGACCAACGGCGACATCGTCGTCACCGCCGAAGCCAACGCGGAGGGCAGCGCCTGCCGTCTCGGCTTCGCCAAAACCGACGGCACCGTATTGCTGCGCGAATCCAGCGACGGCGGCGCGCTGCGTCTGCGCGCCCGCAAATACGAATCGCTGCCCGGCGGCGGCACACGCGCCACCGTGACCTTCGATGCGAACGATACCGAGCATCTCTACGGCATGGGCGAATACCAACAGCCGGTGATGGACCTCAAAGGCACCACGCTGGAACTCGCGCACCGCAACTCCCAAGTCTCCGTGCCCTTCATGCTCTCCTCGGCCGGATACGGCTTCCTGTGGCACAATCCGGCCGTCGGACGCGCCACCTTCGCCCGCAACACCACCCAATGGCAGGCCTCCGTCTGCGACCAGATCGACTACTGGATCACCACGGGCGCGAACCCCGCCCAAATCGAACGCCAATACGCCGACGCGACCGGCCACGCGCCCGTCATGCCCGAATGGGGACTGGGCTTCTGGCAGTGCAAGCTGCGCTACTGGAACCAGGAGCAGCTGCTCGAGGTGGCGCGCGAATTCAAACGCCGCGAAATCCCCATCGACCTGATCGTCATCGACTTCTTCCACTGGCCGCTGATGGGCGATTTCCGCTTCGACGAGGAATTCTGGCCCGACCCCAAGGCCATGGCCGACGAACTGCACGAGATGGGCATCAAACTCATGGTCTCCGTCTGGCCGCAGATCGACCTCGAGTCGGAGAACTACGACGAAATGCGCCGGCGCAACTATCTGGCCAAAACCCGCCAGGGCAAGGACGTGGGCATGTGGTGGCCGCGCGACAACCAGTTCTTCGACGCCACCAATCCCGAGGCGCGCGCGTTCGTGTGGGCGCTGTCCAAAAAGAACTACACCGACCTCGGCGTCGACGCGTTCTGGCTCGACGAGGCCGAACCGGAATGGGGCGGCGACTACGACTACGACCACTACCTGTACCATCTCGGCCCGGTGAACAAAGTCGGCAACGTGTACCCGCAGCTGTACAACAAAACCTTCTACGACGGCCAACTCTCCATCGGACGGCAAGACGACATCGTGAACCTCACCCGCGCCGCCTGGGCCGGCTCGCAGCGCTACGGATCGCTCGTATGGTCGGGCGACGTGCACTCCACCTTCACGGACCTCAAAGCGCAGATCACCTGCGCCATCCATATGGGCGTCGCCGGCATCCCGTGGTTCACCACCGACATGGGCGGATTCGCGCTAGGCGACCCGGAGAGCGAGGAGTTCCGCGAACTGTACGCACGCTGGTGCCAGTTCTCCTGCTTCTCCCCCGTGATGCGCAACCATGGCGACCGCCTGCCCGGAACCCGCGTGCCCGGCAAGCCCACCACCGACCGCAAGGGCAACCCCATCGACCACATCCACACCGGCGCCGACAACGAGCCGTGGAGCTACGGGGAGGCCATCGAGGAGCTGATGGTCAAGTACATCCGCATCCGCGAGACCCTGCGCCCGTACACGCGCGAACTGTTCGACGCCGCCCACACCGACGGCCAGCCGCTGGTGCGCGGCCTGTTCCACGAATTCCCCGACGACGAGGCGGCGGCCGATGTCGCCGACGAATACCTCTTCGGCCCGGACCTGCTGGTCGCGCCGGTGACCGCGTTCGGCGCACGTTCACGCGAGGTGTATCTGCCCGGCGATGAGTCGACCACATGGACGAATCTGCATGACGGCAAGCAGTACGCCGGCGGCCGGAACGTCAGCGTCGAGGCGCCGCTCGACGTGCTGCCGCTGTTCGCCCGTAACGGCGCAGACCATGGGCTCGCGGGGATGATCTAG
- the rlmH gene encoding 23S rRNA (pseudouridine(1915)-N(3))-methyltransferase RlmH: protein MQIDIVCVGKIKERYLADAIGEYAKRLSRYCRLSVLEVADEKTPDHASEGVERQIRAKEGERIAKHLKSDAFVVALAIDGKMLSSEELAANLAQWGLRGVSHIQFVIGGSIGLDDAVLRRADMKLSFSKMTFPHQLMRVILLEQVYRAYKINAHEPYHK, encoded by the coding sequence ATGCAGATCGACATCGTATGCGTCGGCAAGATCAAGGAACGCTATCTTGCCGACGCCATCGGTGAGTACGCCAAGCGCCTTTCGCGCTATTGCAGGCTCTCCGTTCTCGAGGTCGCGGACGAAAAGACGCCGGACCATGCCAGCGAAGGTGTGGAGCGGCAGATCCGCGCCAAAGAAGGCGAGCGCATCGCCAAACATCTCAAATCCGATGCCTTCGTAGTCGCTCTGGCCATCGACGGGAAAATGCTCTCGTCGGAGGAGCTGGCGGCGAATCTCGCGCAATGGGGGTTGCGGGGCGTCAGTCATATCCAATTCGTGATCGGCGGTTCCATCGGCCTTGACGATGCCGTGCTTCGCCGCGCGGACATGAAACTCAGCTTCTCGAAGATGACGTTCCCCCACCAGCTGATGCGCGTGATTCTGCTTGAACAGGTGTATCGGGCCTACAAAATCAACGCGCACGAGCCCTATCACAAGTAA
- a CDS encoding RNA degradosome polyphosphate kinase, which produces MAQIFDAPSKAILRSQIAEHIAETDKNDRRIEREGEAPLPADRFFDRELSWLKFNKRVLELAQDEDLPLLERASFAAIFANNLDEFFMVRVAGLKRRIDSGIAVPSSAGLSPRQQLRSISEQAHHLQDEHAHYVIDTILPALADERIVLLGWDKLTTAEQERLSRYYRQQVFPVLTPLAVDPAHPFPYISGGSINLAVIVENPASGKSHFARVKIPGNLNRLVPVDDMTDEEARDERYGFITMENLIIAHLESLFPGMIIKEARSFRVTRNEDIDVEEDDAENLLNAMEKELLRRRFGPPIRLEISDETSPFLSQLLADQLGVSADEVYRLPAPLDATVLFELGGIDRPDLKYRPFIPTTNRQIAEVESSRAQDIFAAIREHDILLHHPYDSFSTSVQAFLAQAAADPKVLAIKQTLYRTSSNSPIIDALVDAAHAGKQVLALVEIKARFDEDANIAWARKLERAGVHVVYGIVGLKTHCKLIEVIRQEADGLKRYCHVGTGNYNPKTARIYTDLGLLTCDPVVGQDMTRLFNQLSGYAPKSSFHRLLVAPRTVRTGLIQRIRREEDAARAGKEAWIKIKANSIVDEKTIDALYRASQAGVKIDIVERGICSLKPGVPGLSENIRVRSILGRLLEHSRIYAFCNADGPQIGEGPASGPEVWIGSADLMHRNLDRRVEALVRVTDAEQVDELIRYIDLQMADSTVSWHMQPDGTYVRHAKDGEGRPLVDSQEYLIKRHQRRPRTNN; this is translated from the coding sequence ATGGCACAGATATTTGACGCACCCTCGAAGGCGATTTTGCGCAGCCAGATCGCTGAGCATATCGCGGAAACCGACAAAAACGACAGACGCATCGAAAGGGAAGGCGAGGCACCGCTGCCCGCCGACCGTTTCTTCGACCGCGAGCTGAGCTGGCTCAAGTTCAACAAGCGCGTGCTCGAGCTCGCCCAGGACGAGGATCTGCCGCTGCTGGAGCGCGCCAGCTTCGCCGCGATCTTCGCCAACAACCTCGACGAGTTCTTCATGGTCCGCGTGGCCGGCCTGAAACGCCGTATCGACTCCGGCATCGCCGTCCCCTCGTCCGCGGGATTGAGCCCCCGACAGCAGCTGCGTTCGATCAGCGAGCAGGCGCATCATCTGCAGGACGAGCACGCGCATTACGTGATCGACACAATCCTGCCCGCGCTGGCTGACGAGCGCATCGTGCTGCTGGGCTGGGACAAGCTCACCACCGCCGAGCAGGAGCGCCTGTCGCGCTACTACCGCCAGCAGGTGTTCCCCGTGCTCACCCCGCTGGCCGTCGACCCGGCCCACCCCTTCCCCTACATCTCCGGCGGTTCGATCAACCTCGCCGTGATCGTGGAGAACCCGGCTTCGGGCAAGTCGCATTTCGCCCGCGTGAAGATCCCCGGCAACCTCAACCGCCTCGTACCGGTCGACGATATGACCGATGAGGAGGCGCGTGACGAGCGTTACGGCTTCATCACGATGGAGAACCTGATCATCGCCCATCTGGAATCGCTGTTCCCGGGCATGATCATCAAGGAGGCCCGTTCCTTCCGCGTCACCCGCAACGAGGACATCGACGTGGAGGAGGACGATGCCGAGAACCTGCTCAACGCGATGGAGAAGGAGCTGCTGCGCCGTCGCTTCGGACCGCCGATCCGCTTGGAGATCTCCGACGAGACCAGCCCCTTCCTCTCCCAGCTGCTCGCCGACCAGCTCGGCGTCAGCGCCGATGAGGTGTACCGTCTGCCCGCCCCGCTCGACGCGACCGTGCTGTTCGAGCTCGGAGGCATCGACCGTCCGGACCTGAAGTACCGCCCGTTCATCCCGACCACCAACCGGCAGATCGCCGAGGTCGAGTCGAGCCGCGCGCAGGACATCTTCGCCGCCATTCGCGAGCACGACATCCTGCTGCACCACCCCTACGACTCCTTCTCCACCTCCGTGCAGGCCTTCCTCGCGCAGGCGGCGGCCGATCCGAAGGTGCTGGCCATCAAGCAGACGCTGTACCGCACCAGCTCGAACTCGCCGATCATCGACGCGCTGGTGGACGCCGCGCACGCCGGCAAGCAGGTGCTGGCGCTGGTCGAGATCAAGGCGCGCTTCGACGAGGACGCCAACATCGCCTGGGCCCGCAAGCTCGAACGCGCGGGCGTGCACGTGGTGTACGGCATCGTGGGCCTGAAAACCCACTGCAAGCTCATCGAGGTGATTCGCCAGGAGGCCGACGGGCTCAAACGCTACTGCCATGTGGGCACCGGCAACTACAATCCGAAGACCGCCCGCATCTACACCGATCTGGGTCTGCTCACCTGCGATCCGGTGGTCGGACAGGATATGACCCGCCTGTTCAACCAGCTGAGCGGATACGCGCCCAAGTCGAGCTTCCATCGTCTGCTGGTCGCCCCGCGCACCGTGCGCACCGGCCTGATCCAGCGCATCCGCCGCGAGGAGGACGCCGCCCGCGCCGGCAAGGAGGCGTGGATCAAGATCAAGGCCAACTCGATCGTGGATGAGAAGACCATCGACGCGCTGTACCGCGCCAGCCAGGCCGGCGTGAAGATCGACATCGTCGAGCGCGGCATCTGCTCGCTTAAGCCCGGCGTTCCGGGGCTCAGCGAGAACATCCGCGTGCGTTCGATCCTCGGCCGACTGCTCGAGCACAGCCGCATCTACGCCTTCTGCAACGCCGACGGCCCGCAGATCGGCGAGGGCCCCGCCTCCGGACCGGAGGTGTGGATCGGTTCGGCCGATCTGATGCACCGCAACCTCGACCGCCGTGTCGAGGCGCTGGTGCGTGTGACCGACGCCGAACAGGTCGACGAGCTGATCCGCTACATCGACCTGCAGATGGCCGACTCCACCGTCAGCTGGCATATGCAGCCGGACGGCACCTACGTGCGCCATGCCAAGGACGGCGAGGGCCGTCCGCTGGTCGACAGTCAGGAATACCTGATCAAGCGGCACCAGCGCCGCCCGCGCACCAACAACTGA